Proteins encoded together in one Bacteroides zoogleoformans window:
- the nagB gene encoding glucosamine-6-phosphate deaminase, which translates to MRLIIQPDYQSVSKWAAHYVAAKIKAAAPTPEKPFVLGCPTGSSPLGMYKELIDLNKKGIVSFRNVVTFNMDEYVGLPKEHPESYYSFMWNNFFSHIDILLENTNILNGNAADLDEECARYEEKIKSYGGIDLFMGGIGPDGHIAFNEPGSSLSSRTRRKTLTTDTIIANSRFFDNDVNKVPKTALTVGVGTVLSAKEVMIIVNGHGKARALYHAVEGPVMQMWTISALQMHEKGIIVCDDAATDELKVGTYRYFKDIEADHLEPESLLK; encoded by the coding sequence ATGAGACTAATTATTCAACCGGATTATCAATCCGTGTCAAAGTGGGCGGCACATTATGTGGCTGCAAAAATCAAGGCCGCCGCCCCCACACCCGAGAAACCTTTCGTGTTGGGATGCCCCACCGGCTCTTCTCCTTTGGGCATGTACAAAGAACTGATCGACCTGAACAAAAAAGGCATCGTTTCTTTCCGCAACGTAGTCACCTTCAATATGGACGAATACGTGGGGCTGCCTAAGGAACACCCCGAAAGCTACTACTCTTTTATGTGGAACAATTTCTTCAGCCACATCGACATCCTGCTCGAAAACACCAACATCCTGAACGGCAATGCGGCCGATTTGGACGAGGAGTGTGCCCGTTATGAAGAAAAAATCAAGTCATACGGCGGCATCGACCTCTTTATGGGAGGCATCGGACCCGACGGACACATCGCTTTCAACGAGCCGGGCTCTTCCCTGTCGTCGCGCACCCGCCGGAAGACGCTGACTACCGATACCATCATCGCCAACTCGCGTTTCTTCGACAACGACGTGAACAAAGTGCCCAAGACAGCGCTTACCGTAGGTGTGGGCACAGTGCTCAGCGCCAAGGAGGTGATGATTATCGTCAACGGTCACGGCAAGGCACGTGCCCTCTATCATGCCGTAGAAGGCCCCGTTATGCAGATGTGGACCATCAGTGCCCTCCAGATGCACGAAAAGGGTATCATCGTTTGCGACGATGCGGCTACCGACGAACTGAAGGTGGGCACTTACCGCTACTTCAAGGATATCGAGGCAGACCATCTGGAACCGGAAAGTTTGTTGAAATAA
- a CDS encoding helix-turn-helix domain-containing protein, translating into MDQKKIDVQFLLIYIAVGIVVATVTAWALYQNRTEYWRAQACNTFQKALIQELQKRDTMDVFFLLSGTSELSSKFDKDKKESVKRKIISEFGEKEFIIPYEKYKNNIESTLGTHGMYSYVLAMDPLKADSLNVLWEKLMAGEGFFGSTIVRTSVSDWQEHETYAYSADSLSVQRSDSIVSYYLGGRSEIGVTGYIYYPWWKTFSLKDVFLLSLLIIGCCLLFFIQEYFIRLYHRLFVKQVSTVILKEIPVIAADKAESHTYKMGEDLHFDADLGMLKRTNNPDEFLKLTPQGAKLLQGFLDAEKYTLSVDEILDLLWNGDKSAQEGRVHTAIKRLRENLLSFSGWTIVNITSAYQLRPPASSRESSL; encoded by the coding sequence ATGGATCAAAAGAAAATAGATGTGCAATTCTTGCTGATATACATCGCTGTGGGCATCGTTGTTGCCACAGTCACAGCTTGGGCTTTGTATCAAAACCGCACAGAATATTGGAGGGCGCAGGCATGTAATACTTTTCAGAAGGCTTTGATTCAGGAATTACAGAAGAGGGATACGATGGATGTATTCTTTTTATTATCGGGAACTTCTGAACTCAGTTCAAAGTTTGACAAGGATAAGAAAGAATCGGTGAAGCGAAAGATTATAAGCGAGTTCGGAGAGAAAGAATTTATCATTCCATATGAAAAGTATAAGAATAATATAGAAAGCACTCTTGGTACACATGGTATGTATTCTTATGTATTGGCAATGGATCCTTTGAAGGCTGATTCTCTTAATGTGCTTTGGGAGAAACTGATGGCTGGAGAAGGATTTTTCGGAAGTACAATAGTTCGCACCTCCGTATCCGATTGGCAGGAACATGAGACCTACGCTTACTCGGCCGATTCTCTCTCCGTGCAGCGGTCGGACAGCATTGTATCCTATTATTTAGGAGGCAGATCCGAAATAGGGGTAACAGGGTATATTTATTATCCTTGGTGGAAAACTTTTTCCTTGAAAGACGTCTTTTTATTGAGTCTCCTTATAATAGGTTGTTGCTTGCTGTTTTTTATACAGGAATACTTTATCAGGCTTTATCATCGCCTTTTTGTAAAACAGGTGTCTACGGTTATACTGAAAGAAATACCGGTAATTGCAGCAGATAAGGCCGAGTCGCATACCTATAAAATGGGCGAAGATTTGCATTTTGATGCAGATCTTGGAATGCTGAAGCGGACGAACAATCCGGATGAGTTTTTGAAACTGACGCCGCAGGGAGCTAAATTATTGCAAGGTTTCTTGGATGCGGAGAAATATACACTATCCGTCGATGAGATTCTCGACCTGCTGTGGAATGGGGATAAAAGTGCACAAGAGGGGAGGGTGCACACCGCCATCAAAAGATTGCGTGAGAATCTACTCTCTTTTTCCGGCTGGACAATAGTGAACATCACTTCGGCTTATCAACTGAGGCCGCCTGCCTCATCGAGGGAAAGTTCTTTATAA